The following coding sequences lie in one Cydia pomonella isolate Wapato2018A unplaced genomic scaffold, ilCydPomo1 PGA_scaffold_161, whole genome shotgun sequence genomic window:
- the LOC133533381 gene encoding uncharacterized protein LOC133533381 produces the protein MGRMGQIKWEKAQRCAPVHNIISSDFPRYNPQPWKFMEGKSRIGWLLSYEYQRMWIAERDLWKKRMYPENIAVNVDIVKSYVLSFKNAQQPPKPEKKKMFKMKKFEGIGSKTTSKRPKDDKAMNYEKDPKNKKPEKKEEA, from the exons atgggGCGAATGGGTCAAATTAAATGGGAGAAAGCTCAACGATGTGCTCcagtacataatattatttcttCCGATTTCCCCAGATATAATCCTCAACCCTGGAAATTTAtg GAGGGTAAATCGCGCATAGGATGGCTGCTCTCATACGAATACCAAAGAATGTGGATTGCCGAAAGAGACCTCTGGAAGAAACGAATGTATCCTGAGAACATCGCTGTTAACGTCGACATAGTAAAAAGTTATGTCTTGAGCTTCAAGAATGCCCAGCAGCCCCCAAAACCtgagaaaaagaaaatgtttaaaatgaaaaa GTTTGAAGGTATCGGCAGTAAAACTACATCTAAACGCCCCAAAGATGACAAAGCGATGAACTACGAGAAAGATCCGAAGAATAAGAAGCCTGAGAAAAAAGAAGAGGCCTGA